A region of Thermodesulfobacteriota bacterium DNA encodes the following proteins:
- a CDS encoding hydantoinase B/oxoprolinase family protein, with the protein MPLSPFELEIFQNILSSIAEEMGMVLVRAGFSPNIKERRDLSCAIFAANGEMIAQAAHIPVHLGSMSFAVKAVLEEPDINHGDIFILNDPFRGGTHLPDITCIAPVFIDGSLEFFVASRAHHADVGGATPGSMPLSTSIHEEGIIIPPSKLYRRGRLNSSLFKKILSATRDPEEREGDFKAQIGALELGEKRLKSVIEKYSLPKIKEAGFELLDYSEKMMRRVIRQIPKGVYNFEDYLDDDGAGTKKITIKTAITINRSRVRVDFTGSSPQVKGCLNTPLSVTTAAVLYVFQCLAPQEMPLNSGPLRAIEIIAEKNSIINASFPAAVAGGNVETSQRIVDVVFGALAQAIPLKTQAASSGSMSNITFGGKNPRTGKDFAYYETIAGGMGGRFGKKGVSAVHTHMTNTLNTPVEAIERELPVMIDAYSIRKGSGGDGKYKGGDGIVRAYKFLSGATVTLITERRRFAPYGIKGGNPGRKGRNVLIRKNKSRVIPPKSTLRARNGDVIRIETPGGGGWGKK; encoded by the coding sequence GTGCCGCTAAGCCCTTTTGAACTAGAGATTTTCCAGAATATATTGAGTTCCATCGCCGAAGAGATGGGTATGGTGTTGGTGCGTGCCGGGTTCTCCCCCAATATCAAGGAACGGAGGGACCTATCCTGCGCCATATTTGCGGCAAACGGGGAGATGATAGCCCAGGCCGCACACATCCCCGTTCATCTGGGCTCGATGAGCTTTGCAGTAAAGGCTGTCTTGGAAGAGCCCGACATAAATCACGGGGACATATTCATACTAAACGACCCCTTCCGGGGCGGAACCCATCTTCCGGACATAACCTGCATTGCACCGGTTTTCATAGATGGGAGTTTAGAATTTTTCGTAGCCTCAAGGGCCCACCACGCCGATGTAGGGGGAGCCACGCCCGGCTCCATGCCCCTTTCCACGTCGATTCACGAGGAGGGAATAATTATCCCTCCCTCTAAACTGTACAGGAGAGGGAGGCTAAACAGCTCTCTCTTCAAAAAAATCCTCTCCGCTACCAGAGACCCGGAAGAAAGGGAAGGGGATTTCAAGGCCCAAATCGGGGCACTAGAACTAGGGGAGAAGAGACTGAAGTCGGTCATAGAGAAATATTCGCTCCCAAAGATAAAAGAGGCGGGATTCGAGCTATTAGACTACAGCGAAAAAATGATGAGAAGGGTAATAAGGCAGATACCGAAGGGGGTCTATAATTTTGAGGACTACTTAGACGATGACGGCGCCGGCACAAAAAAAATAACAATCAAAACAGCTATCACCATAAACCGCAGCCGGGTAAGGGTAGACTTCACCGGAAGCTCTCCTCAGGTCAAGGGATGCCTCAATACCCCTCTTAGCGTTACCACGGCAGCAGTCCTATATGTATTTCAATGCCTCGCTCCCCAGGAAATGCCCCTTAATTCAGGCCCGCTTAGAGCGATAGAAATCATCGCCGAAAAGAACTCTATAATTAATGCCAGTTTTCCCGCTGCTGTGGCCGGAGGAAACGTCGAGACCTCCCAGCGCATCGTGGATGTGGTTTTTGGGGCGCTAGCCCAGGCAATTCCGCTAAAGACCCAAGCGGCAAGCTCAGGCTCTATGAGCAACATTACTTTTGGCGGAAAGAATCCGCGTACCGGAAAAGACTTTGCCTACTACGAGACAATCGCCGGCGGGATGGGAGGCCGGTTTGGAAAGAAAGGCGTGAGCGCCGTACACACCCACATGACCAATACCCTGAATACCCCAGTTGAAGCGATCGAAAGAGAGCTCCCGGTAATGATAGATGCTTATTCCATACGGAAGGGAAGCGGTGGAGACGGCAAATATAAAGGCGGAGACGGTATCGTCAGAGCATACAAATTCCTTTCTGGAGCGACCGTTACCCTGATTACGGAGCGAAGAAGGTTCGCTCCTTACGGAATAAAAGGCGGAAATCCGGGCAGGAAAGGTAGAAACGTCCTAATTCGGAAAAATAAATCACGGGTAATCCCACCCAAATCAACCCTTCGGGCCAGGAACGGAGATGTCATCCGAATAGAAACCCCCGGCGGCGGCGGATGGGGGAAGAAGTAA